The nucleotide sequence CGGCCGCGGACCGTGCCGCCAGACCGGGAACTCGTCCTCCGGCGTCAGCACGCCGATCTCGCGGCACTGCTCGACGAGGTACTCGTACCGGGCCTGGCCCCGCAGCTGGCAGGCGTCGTTCTTCGTCGTCCAGAGCTCGTGGTTGCCCGGCACCCAGACCACCTTCGCGAACCGGCTGCGCAGGGTCTTCAGCGTCCCGATGGTGGCTTCGGCCAGCTCGGCGACGTCGCCGGCGACGAGCAGCCAGTCTTCGGGCGTTTCCGGGACGACCGAGTCGAGGATCGGGCCGTTGCCCTCGTGGGTCACGTGGAGGTCGCTGGTGGCGAAGAGGTGCGGCACCCCTCCACCGTAACCACCGCGGCCGGGGAAGCTACGCCAAACCTGCGGATCCCTTCTCCAGAGCCGCACGCTGGACCAGGCTCAGGCGGTCCGGTCTCGGCGTGAGGACGACGGTCCCGGATTCGCCGTCCCGCAGGGCGAACGGGTCGGCGAGTGCGGGCCGCTGCCGGATCGCCTCCAGCGCGGCCCGGGCCCGCTCCCCGGGCCAGCCGAGCGCGGCCGCCAGCTCGTCCGGGGTGAGCGGCCGTCCGGCGTGCCCGAGGGCGGCGACCACGGTCAGGGCGTCGTACCCCGCGGCCTCCGCGACGGTGCTGCCGCTCATCTGCTCGCTCAGCCCTCCGAAGAACCGCCCCATCCGGGCGAGCCGGGCGCCGGCGGCCGTGTCCGGGCCGAAGAGCTCGCTGCCCTGCTGCGCGGCGACGGCCAGCCGGCCGTGGGCGCCGGTGTCGGCCTGCCACGCCCGGAGCCACTCGCCGGCCGCGGTCCGCCTGCGTCGCCGGGCGCGATGGCCGGCGGCCTCCTGCGCGTGGGCCGGCCGGTACGCGCCCGACGCGCTGTTGCGGGCCACCTCCTCGAGACCCACGCCGGCGCCCACGCCACGACGGAGTACTTCGAAGCGGACGCCGCGAACGCGGTCGGGCTCTCCCGATGACGATCCAGGACCGGGTGTCGGCGCTGCTGGCGGAGTACGGCATCCCGAGCGCGGCGATCGGCGTGCTCCGCGACGGGGAGATGTCCGAGTTCGCCGTCGGCGTCAAGGACGTCGAGACCGCCGAACCGGCGACGCCGGACACCGTCTACCAGTGCGGCTCCATGACCAAGACGTGGACCGCCCTGGCCTTCCTGCAGCTGGTCGACGAGGGCAAGGCCGGCCTCGACGAGCCGATCCGGACGTACCTGCCCGGGTTCGCGGTGGCCGATCCGGAAACGACCGCGAAGGTCACCGCCCGGCACCTGCTCAACCACACCAACGGCATCGAAGAAGCCTTCGGCCATCCCGGCGACGGCGACGACATCTACGAGCGCATGGTCGAAAACATCGCCGACGCACCCCAGGTCTTCCCGCTGGGGCACACCCACGGCTACAGCGCGGCGCTCGGGTACGCGATCCTGGCGCGGATCATGGAGGTCCTCGACGGCAAGCGCTGGGACGACGTCCTGCGGGACCGGCTCTTCACTCCCCTGGGCCTGACCGGCACGAACAGCCGCCGCGAGCAGGTGGACGAGACGCGGGCCGCGACCGGGCACCTGATCCGCTCCCTCGCCGAGGGTCCCATCGTCACGCCGATGCCGTACCTGCCCCGGGAGTTCGGCCCCGGCGGCGGCATCACCTCGACGGTCCGCGACGTGCTCACGATGGCGCACGTCCTGCTCCACGCGGGCCTCGCGCCGGGCGGCAGGCGGATCGTGTCGGCCGCGAGCGTGCAGGAGATGCTGCGGTCGCGGGTGCCGGTCCCGGATCCGTACCTGTTCGGGCCGGCGTGGGCGCTCGGCCTGATCGTCTGCGACTGGCACGGCGAAACCGTCTACGCCACCGACGGCAGCACGATCGGCCAGAACGCCCGGCTGCGGATCCTGCCGGACTCGAACACCGCCGTCGCCGTGCTGACCAACGGCGGCCCGCGGGAAAGCTTCGCGCGCAAGGTGTTCCGCGAGATCCTGGGCAACGTCCCGGAGCTGCCGGAACCGGACCCCGCACTGAAGCTGGACCTGCCGCGGTACGAGGGCGTGTACGAGCGGCCCGGCGCCCGGTACGAGGTGTCCGCCGAGGGCGGGACCCTGCACCTGACACTGGACGTCGACCCGATGCAGGCGGAGTTCCTGGGCAAGGCCGCCCACCTGCGGTACGAGCTGCTCCCGGTCAGCCCGGCGCATTTCCTGATGCCCTCGGCGGATCCGCTGGAGGACACCCAGACGGTCGCGATCTACGACTTCGCCGACGGCGCCGCCCGGTACCTCCACACCAACTGCCGGGTCCACCCCCGGCGCGGGAGCAGCACCAGCACCCCGGCGAGGACGTAGACACCCGCCTGGACGTTCAGCAGCGCCGCCACGCCGGTCGTCGCCACCAGCGACCCGGCCAGCAGCGCACCGGCCGTCGTGAAGGTGGCCATCGCGGCGAACGTGGTGCTCAGCACGCGCCCGGCCCGCTCGGGGGCGACCGCGCGCTGGATCTCCGAGAGCGTCCCGGTGCCGACGACCACGCCCGGGGCGCCCGCCAGGGCGAACAGCCCGGCGTACACCCCCAGCGCCGTCGTCACCGGCGCCAGGTTCCAGATCACCCCGGACAGCAGGCCCAGCGCGAGGGAACCCCAGCCGAGCAGGGCGGCCGGCGCGACGCGCCGCGCCACGGTGGCCAGTGCGAACCCGGCGGCGAGCCCGCCGAGCGCCTGCACACCCCGCAGCAGGCCCGCGTCGGCTTCGCTGCCGCCCAGGACGTTCAGCACGTAGACCACGAACAGCACCAGGAACATGCCCTGGGCCAGGGAGGTGAGCACGAGCGCGAGGCCGGTGCGCGCGAGCCGCCGGTTGTGCGTGAGCTCGCGCAGGCCGTCGAGCCAGGCCCGCACCACCGGTTCCCGCACGGGCGACGGCGCCGGCGCGGGCGCGGCGAACCGGCGGAACGGCTTGGCCAGCAAAGCGGCGGCGACCACGAGGACGGCCAGATAGCCGGTGATCACGTCGGCGAGCCCGCCGAAGCCCAGCAGCGCCCCACCCGCCCAGCCGCCGGCCAGCCGGGCGACGCTGCCGTTCACGCTCATCAGCCCGTTCGCCGCGGTCACGTCCGCGATGCCGACGAGCTCCGGCACGAGCGCGTTGCGCGTGGGTTCGAACACCGACGCCAGCGCCGCCTGGGCGGCCATCACCGCGTACACCACGGTGACGCCGGGCTCGGCCAGGAGCGGGAGCGCCACGACGGCGAGCCCGCAGCACACGCCGAACAGCACCGCGCGGCGGTTCCACCGGTCGGCGACGACGCCGGCCACCGGGCTCAGCAGCACCGCGGGCAGCAGGCCGAGCACGATGCTCAGCGCCGTCGTCGCGGCGGAGCCGGTGCGCTGGAAGACGTAGATCGGCAACGCGACCTGCAGCATCCACTCGGCCGTCTCGCCGAAGAACGCGGCCACCCACAGCCGCGCGAACGCCGGTACGCCCAGCAGCTGCTTCATTCCTCCGCCTTCCCCGAGTGTTCGATGCGCGGGAACGCCCGCAGGCCGACGTGCACCGAACGCGCGCCGGCGGGGGCGTCGGTCCGGATGGCGCCGACGAACGGGCGGACCAGCGCGTCGATCGCTTCGGTCAGCTGCGTCAGCTCCGCCGGGGTGATGCGCAGCGCGTAGGTGTTCAGCCCGGTCGCCGCGCGCCAGGCGGGATCGAGGTCGTCGAGGGAGTCCAGGTACCGCTGGGTCAGCTCCTGCTCGTGGCTCAGCGTCGCGCCGACCACGCCCAGCTGCGCGGCGCGGCGCGCCGGGTCGTCCGCGAGCTCCCCCAGCTCCAGGCCGACCTGCCGGGCGCGCCACGGACGTTCGCGGCCGTCTTCGCCCTCGGTCCGCTCGACCAGGCCGAACTGCGCGAGCTGCCGCAGGTGCCAGCTGCAGTTGGACGCCGTCGAGCCGACCGCCTCGGCGCACTCGCTCGCGGTGCGCGGGCCGACGGCGGTGAGGTGGTTCAGCAGCGCCGAGCGGAGCGGGTGCGCCAGCGCGCGCAGCAGCTCGACGTCTTCGATCCGCTTGCGCGGCGGCAGCCCGGCCATCGGTCGTCCGATCTGAAAGAGTCATTTCGAAAGGATTCTTTCATAGTTGGTCCCGCCTGCGGCTTTGTCAACCGGCTTCGCTATCGTTCGCGGGGCAGTGACTGCCCGGAGCAGTGACTGCGTCGTCACCGGACCTTGGATGGACGTTGCCCGACCAGCGTGAACTCGCCACCGCCGCCGCTCTCGCCCTCCCCCGTTTCGTGGGCTCGACCGCGCTCTTCCACGCGGCGGTCGCCGAGCGGATGGCCGTCACCCCGACCGAGCTGCACTGCCTGCACCTGCTCCACGGGGGCGTCAGCGACTCCCCGACCGAGCTCGCGCGGCTGCTCGGGATGAGCACGGGCGCGTTCACCCGGCTGCTCGACCGGATGGAACGG is from Amycolatopsis mediterranei and encodes:
- a CDS encoding serine hydrolase domain-containing protein; translated protein: MTIQDRVSALLAEYGIPSAAIGVLRDGEMSEFAVGVKDVETAEPATPDTVYQCGSMTKTWTALAFLQLVDEGKAGLDEPIRTYLPGFAVADPETTAKVTARHLLNHTNGIEEAFGHPGDGDDIYERMVENIADAPQVFPLGHTHGYSAALGYAILARIMEVLDGKRWDDVLRDRLFTPLGLTGTNSRREQVDETRAATGHLIRSLAEGPIVTPMPYLPREFGPGGGITSTVRDVLTMAHVLLHAGLAPGGRRIVSAASVQEMLRSRVPVPDPYLFGPAWALGLIVCDWHGETVYATDGSTIGQNARLRILPDSNTAVAVLTNGGPRESFARKVFREILGNVPELPEPDPALKLDLPRYEGVYERPGARYEVSAEGGTLHLTLDVDPMQAEFLGKAAHLRYELLPVSPAHFLMPSADPLEDTQTVAIYDFADGAARYLHTNCRVHPRRGSSTSTPART
- a CDS encoding MFS transporter, with translation MKQLLGVPAFARLWVAAFFGETAEWMLQVALPIYVFQRTGSAATTALSIVLGLLPAVLLSPVAGVVADRWNRRAVLFGVCCGLAVVALPLLAEPGVTVVYAVMAAQAALASVFEPTRNALVPELVGIADVTAANGLMSVNGSVARLAGGWAGGALLGFGGLADVITGYLAVLVVAAALLAKPFRRFAAPAPAPSPVREPVVRAWLDGLRELTHNRRLARTGLALVLTSLAQGMFLVLFVVYVLNVLGGSEADAGLLRGVQALGGLAAGFALATVARRVAPAALLGWGSLALGLLSGVIWNLAPVTTALGVYAGLFALAGAPGVVVGTGTLSEIQRAVAPERAGRVLSTTFAAMATFTTAGALLAGSLVATTGVAALLNVQAGVYVLAGVLVLLPRRGWTRQLVWRYRAAPSAKS
- a CDS encoding ArsR/SmtB family transcription factor, which codes for MAGLPPRKRIEDVELLRALAHPLRSALLNHLTAVGPRTASECAEAVGSTASNCSWHLRQLAQFGLVERTEGEDGRERPWRARQVGLELGELADDPARRAAQLGVVGATLSHEQELTQRYLDSLDDLDPAWRAATGLNTYALRITPAELTQLTEAIDALVRPFVGAIRTDAPAGARSVHVGLRAFPRIEHSGKAEE